The following coding sequences are from one Cygnus olor isolate bCygOlo1 chromosome 2, bCygOlo1.pri.v2, whole genome shotgun sequence window:
- the LOC121066003 gene encoding zinc finger protein 777-like isoform X1, translating into MARWGPAQEPEWGPEPWQPLPPQPPVAVPVPVPVPIDGDKQPPVAEISLWTVVAAVQAVERKVESQALRLLSLEGRAETAEKKLSELEKAVLDFGGQLERKWAALAALVQESTRRLEHVERQLRHRGCWAPRPGLGPGGDVPQVPTAGEDDAACLPEQEWGGLDSRQQELYRMAVKGSYEAVVSLAGEKIVIKTEEQQPQEEGSESLALPQAPSMRLEEEVPLSQELPVPWESHTSLDEQKGAGEGLGELCKHGAAQPEFKPVVVPVEARPAPALPFPAEHGHGAGTDQPFTLPQGMPLGEDTAAEAASAQPGAEEHGPCAAGDEPHALPLGWKSVRLKRNLLARQQSHARKNNGSFICTACGKSLAHHAALLRHQRLHTGERPFQCPACGKSFNEKSNLNKHYRIHTGERPYCCPACGKGFIQKHHLQKHQRIHGVQLRAGWAGRPARASAAGERLYRCIECAESFPLQASLEEHQRRHTQQRPFQCNGCSKSFRHRQSLNHHQKVHATASTPAAGLPNHGQEPGNVPCKPSTQDNP; encoded by the exons aTGGCCCGGTGGGGCCCGGCTCAG GAGCCCGAGTGGGGGCCCGAGCCCTGGCAGCCGCtcccgccgcagccccccgtggccgtcccggtgccggtgccggtgcccatCGACGGGGACAAGCAGCCGCCGGTGGCCGAGATCTCGCTGTGGACGGTGGTGGCGGCGGTGCAGGCGGTGGAGCGGAAGGTGGAGTCGCAGGCCCTGCGGCTGCTGAGCCTGGAAGGGCGAGCGGAGACGGCCGAGAAGAAGCTCTCGGAGCTGGAGAAGGCGGTGCTGGACTTCGGGGGGCAGCTGGAGCGCAAGTGGGCCGCGCTGGCCGCCCTCGTGCAGGAGAGCACGCGGCGCCTCGAGCACGTCGAGCGCCAGCTGCGGCACCGCGGCTGCTGGGCACCCCGGCCCGGACTGGGTCCCGGCGGGGACGTGCCCCAG GTCCCCACGGCGGGTGAGGATGACGCCGCCTGTTTGCCAGAGCAGGAGTGGGGCGGCTTGGACAGCCGTCAGCAGGAGCTGTACAGGATGGCGGTGAAGGGGAGCTACGAGGCCGTGGTCTCTCTTG CAGGTGAGAAGATCGTGATCAagacagaagagcagcagccgCAGGAGGAAGGATCAGAAAGCCTGGCGCTGCCGCAGGCACCCTCGATGAGGCTGGAAGAGGAGGTTCCCCtgagccaggagctgccagtGCCCTGGGAGAGCCACACCAGCTTGGACGAACAGAAGGGAGCTGGAGAGGGCTTAGGGGAGCTCTGCAAGCATGGGGCCGCCCAGCCTGAATTCAAGCCCGTGGTTGTCCCGGTGGAAGCTCGCCCTGCCCCGGCCTTGCCTTTCCCGGCGGAACACGGGCACGGCGCGGGGACCGACCAGCCGTTCACCCTGCCCCAGGGGATGCCGCTGGGAGAGGACACTGCCGCGGAGGCTGCCTCGGCACAGCCCGGCGCCGAGGAGCACGGCCCGTGTGCCGCTGGGGACGAGCCCCACGCGCTGCCCCTGGGCTGGAAGAGCGTGCGGCTGAAGCGCAACCTCCTGGCGCGGCAGCAGAGCCACGCGCGGAAGAACAACGGCTCCTTCATCTGCACGGCCTGCGGGAAGAGCCTGGCCCACCACGCCGCGCTGCTGCGGCACCAGCGCCTGCACACGGGCGAGCGCCCCTTCCAGTGCCCTGCCTGCGGCAAGAGCTTCAACGAGAAGTCCAACCTCAACAAGCACTACCGCATCCACACCGGGGAGCGGCCCtactgctgccctgcctgcggCAAGGGCTTCATCCAGAAGCACCACCTCCAGAAGCACCAGCGCATCCACGGGGTGCAGCTGCGGGCGGGCTGGGCGGGCCGGCCCGCGCGGGCCAGCGCGGCCGGGGAGCGGCTGTACCGCTGCATCGAGTGCGCCGAGAGCTTCCCCCTGCAAGCGTCGCTGGAGGAGCACCAGCGCCGGCACACCCAGCAGCGACCCTTCCAGTGCAACGGCTGCAGCAAGAGCTTCCGCCACCGGCAGTCTCTGAACCACCACCAGAAGGTCCACGCCACGGCCAGCACTCCTGCTGCCGGCTTGCCCAACCACGGCCAGGAGCCGGGGAACGTCCCCTGCAAGCCGTCCACCCAGGACAATCCGTAA
- the LOC121066003 gene encoding zinc finger protein 777-like isoform X2, whose translation MARWGPAQEPEWGPEPWQPLPPQPPVAVPVPVPVPIDGDKQPPVAEISLWTVVAAVQAVERKVESQALRLLSLEGRAETAEKKLSELEKAVLDFGGQLERKWAALAALVQESTRRLEHVERQLRHRGCWAPRPGLGPGGDVPQVPTAGEDDAACLPEQEWGGLDSRQQELYRMAVKGSYEAVVSLGEKIVIKTEEQQPQEEGSESLALPQAPSMRLEEEVPLSQELPVPWESHTSLDEQKGAGEGLGELCKHGAAQPEFKPVVVPVEARPAPALPFPAEHGHGAGTDQPFTLPQGMPLGEDTAAEAASAQPGAEEHGPCAAGDEPHALPLGWKSVRLKRNLLARQQSHARKNNGSFICTACGKSLAHHAALLRHQRLHTGERPFQCPACGKSFNEKSNLNKHYRIHTGERPYCCPACGKGFIQKHHLQKHQRIHGVQLRAGWAGRPARASAAGERLYRCIECAESFPLQASLEEHQRRHTQQRPFQCNGCSKSFRHRQSLNHHQKVHATASTPAAGLPNHGQEPGNVPCKPSTQDNP comes from the exons aTGGCCCGGTGGGGCCCGGCTCAG GAGCCCGAGTGGGGGCCCGAGCCCTGGCAGCCGCtcccgccgcagccccccgtggccgtcccggtgccggtgccggtgcccatCGACGGGGACAAGCAGCCGCCGGTGGCCGAGATCTCGCTGTGGACGGTGGTGGCGGCGGTGCAGGCGGTGGAGCGGAAGGTGGAGTCGCAGGCCCTGCGGCTGCTGAGCCTGGAAGGGCGAGCGGAGACGGCCGAGAAGAAGCTCTCGGAGCTGGAGAAGGCGGTGCTGGACTTCGGGGGGCAGCTGGAGCGCAAGTGGGCCGCGCTGGCCGCCCTCGTGCAGGAGAGCACGCGGCGCCTCGAGCACGTCGAGCGCCAGCTGCGGCACCGCGGCTGCTGGGCACCCCGGCCCGGACTGGGTCCCGGCGGGGACGTGCCCCAG GTCCCCACGGCGGGTGAGGATGACGCCGCCTGTTTGCCAGAGCAGGAGTGGGGCGGCTTGGACAGCCGTCAGCAGGAGCTGTACAGGATGGCGGTGAAGGGGAGCTACGAGGCCGTGGTCTCTCTTG GTGAGAAGATCGTGATCAagacagaagagcagcagccgCAGGAGGAAGGATCAGAAAGCCTGGCGCTGCCGCAGGCACCCTCGATGAGGCTGGAAGAGGAGGTTCCCCtgagccaggagctgccagtGCCCTGGGAGAGCCACACCAGCTTGGACGAACAGAAGGGAGCTGGAGAGGGCTTAGGGGAGCTCTGCAAGCATGGGGCCGCCCAGCCTGAATTCAAGCCCGTGGTTGTCCCGGTGGAAGCTCGCCCTGCCCCGGCCTTGCCTTTCCCGGCGGAACACGGGCACGGCGCGGGGACCGACCAGCCGTTCACCCTGCCCCAGGGGATGCCGCTGGGAGAGGACACTGCCGCGGAGGCTGCCTCGGCACAGCCCGGCGCCGAGGAGCACGGCCCGTGTGCCGCTGGGGACGAGCCCCACGCGCTGCCCCTGGGCTGGAAGAGCGTGCGGCTGAAGCGCAACCTCCTGGCGCGGCAGCAGAGCCACGCGCGGAAGAACAACGGCTCCTTCATCTGCACGGCCTGCGGGAAGAGCCTGGCCCACCACGCCGCGCTGCTGCGGCACCAGCGCCTGCACACGGGCGAGCGCCCCTTCCAGTGCCCTGCCTGCGGCAAGAGCTTCAACGAGAAGTCCAACCTCAACAAGCACTACCGCATCCACACCGGGGAGCGGCCCtactgctgccctgcctgcggCAAGGGCTTCATCCAGAAGCACCACCTCCAGAAGCACCAGCGCATCCACGGGGTGCAGCTGCGGGCGGGCTGGGCGGGCCGGCCCGCGCGGGCCAGCGCGGCCGGGGAGCGGCTGTACCGCTGCATCGAGTGCGCCGAGAGCTTCCCCCTGCAAGCGTCGCTGGAGGAGCACCAGCGCCGGCACACCCAGCAGCGACCCTTCCAGTGCAACGGCTGCAGCAAGAGCTTCCGCCACCGGCAGTCTCTGAACCACCACCAGAAGGTCCACGCCACGGCCAGCACTCCTGCTGCCGGCTTGCCCAACCACGGCCAGGAGCCGGGGAACGTCCCCTGCAAGCCGTCCACCCAGGACAATCCGTAA
- the LOC121066005 gene encoding zinc finger protein 777-like isoform X2, whose product MAELHARIEALERRLERAEAALRDGGAWGLRLPSVPVTFEDVSVQFSTQEWALLDDGQKELYRSVMQSSYEMLVSLYCDLAKPELLSRIEKEEEPCVPAEPDLEGAVVPPEPAAEPGCPGSVSGGALQAEESREGSCRDLEGSRSPAAAPDCSTPRILQGAVGTPAELSRPGPSPPCPVSRCCREVVNLRPPPSPPSAAGADVGIPTEVPQEEVPAEELAVPQRPLEGLQKEDLKDEGNGGRGLVADVPRELGREQIPGLCQAAVCADPSRPVTLPGTPVESACMGRTTTCQRGSSREKFYRCVVCGKNFLLKINLIIHQRSHSNWVPYVCIDCNQAFMSKKKIRRHLRIRAATGFCPPSDAKECASLPPCPAAQPRAQRSGAAAQWEKPSPNRYPLPPQKIMYTCSECMENFSSQNFLMLHQRMHADLHHFTLCACCNRSFVWASELLRHRQAERPYWCGECQKAFKRHDHLSGHQKTHSRRESPYECRDKLPLSVAPV is encoded by the exons ATGGCGGAGCTGCACGCCcgcatcgaggccctggagcggCGGCTGGAGCGGGCCGAGGCGGCGCTGAGGGATGGGGGAGCCTGGGGGCTGCGGCTGCCCTCG GTGCCTGTGACTTTCGAGGACGTGTCGGTGCAGTTCAGCACGCAGGAGTGGGCCCTCCTGGATGACGGGCAGAAGGAGCTGTACCGGAGCGTGATGCAGAGCAGCTACGAGATGCTGGTGTCCCTGT ACTGTGACCTAGCCAAGCCTGAACTCTTATCTCGgattgaaaaggaagaagagccATGCGTGCCAGCGGAGCCGGACCTGGAGGGAGCGGTGGTGCCCCCAGAGCCAGCCGCAG AGCCCGGCTGTCCTGGCTCCGTGAGCGGTGGAGCTCTGCAGGCGGAGGAGTCCCGtgaggggagctgcagggacctggagggcagcaggagcccagcgGCCGCCCCGGACTGCAGCACAC CACGCATCCTTCAGGGAGCCGTCGGCACCCCAGCGGAGCTCAGCCGACCGGGCCCCTCTCCGCCCTGCCCTGTCTCCAGGTGCTGCCGTGAAGTGGTGAACCTGAGGCCGCCTCCATCTCCCCCCTCTGCGGCAG GTGCTGATGTGGGGATCCCAACAGAGGTCCCGCAGGAGGAGGTTCCAGCGGAGGAGCTGGCGGTGCCTCAACGGCCGCTGGAAGGGCTGCAGAAGGAGGACCTGAAAGATGAGGGGAACGGTGGCCGGGGTCTGGTGGCAGACGTGCCcagagagctgggcagggagcagatCCCGGGCCTCTGCCAAGCAGCGGTGTGCGCGGATCCCAGCCGCCCGGTCACCTTGCCGGGAACGCCGGTGGAGAGCGCCTGCATGGGCAGGACCACGACCTGCCAGCGCGGCTCCTCTCGGGAGAAATTCTACAGGTGCGTCGTGTGCGGGAAGAACTTCCTGCTCAAAATCAACCTCATCATCCACCAGAGGAGCCACAGCAACTGGGTGCCGTACGTCTGCATCGACTGCAACCAGGCCTTCATGTCCAAGAAGAAAATCAGGCGCCACCTGCGGATCCGGGCGGCCACGGGGTTCTGCCCCCCCTCCGACGCCAAGGAGTGCGCCAGCCTGCCGCCCTGCCCGGccgcccagccccgcgcccaGAGGAGCGGCGCCGCGGCGCAGTGGGAGAAGCCCAGCCCCAACCGGTACCCGCTGCCGCCTCAGAAAATTATGTATACGTGTAGTGAATGCATGGAGAACTTCTCCAGCCAGAACTTCCTGATGCTGCACCAGAGGATGCACGCCGACCTGCATCACTTCACCCTCTGCGCCTGCTGCAACAGGAGCTTTGTCTGGGCCTCCGAGTTGCTCCGCCACCGCCAGGCCGAGCGGCCGTACTGGTGTGGCGAGTGCCAGAAAGCCTTCAAGCGGCACGACCACCTGTCCGGGCACCAGAAGACCCACTCCAGGAGGGAGAGCCCGTACGAGTGCAGGGACAAACTGCCTCTGTCAGTGGCACCTGTTTAA
- the LOC121066005 gene encoding zinc finger protein 777-like isoform X1: MAELHARIEALERRLERAEAALRDGGAWGLRLPSVPVTFEDVSVQFSTQEWALLDDGQKELYRSVMQSSYEMLVSLYCDLAKPELLSRIEKEEEPCVPAEPDLEGAVVPPEPAAEPGCPGSVSGGALQAEESREGSCRDLEGSRSPAAAPDCSTPRILQGAVGTPAELSRPGPSPPCPVSRCCREVVNLRPPPSPPSAAAGADVGIPTEVPQEEVPAEELAVPQRPLEGLQKEDLKDEGNGGRGLVADVPRELGREQIPGLCQAAVCADPSRPVTLPGTPVESACMGRTTTCQRGSSREKFYRCVVCGKNFLLKINLIIHQRSHSNWVPYVCIDCNQAFMSKKKIRRHLRIRAATGFCPPSDAKECASLPPCPAAQPRAQRSGAAAQWEKPSPNRYPLPPQKIMYTCSECMENFSSQNFLMLHQRMHADLHHFTLCACCNRSFVWASELLRHRQAERPYWCGECQKAFKRHDHLSGHQKTHSRRESPYECRDKLPLSVAPV; the protein is encoded by the exons ATGGCGGAGCTGCACGCCcgcatcgaggccctggagcggCGGCTGGAGCGGGCCGAGGCGGCGCTGAGGGATGGGGGAGCCTGGGGGCTGCGGCTGCCCTCG GTGCCTGTGACTTTCGAGGACGTGTCGGTGCAGTTCAGCACGCAGGAGTGGGCCCTCCTGGATGACGGGCAGAAGGAGCTGTACCGGAGCGTGATGCAGAGCAGCTACGAGATGCTGGTGTCCCTGT ACTGTGACCTAGCCAAGCCTGAACTCTTATCTCGgattgaaaaggaagaagagccATGCGTGCCAGCGGAGCCGGACCTGGAGGGAGCGGTGGTGCCCCCAGAGCCAGCCGCAG AGCCCGGCTGTCCTGGCTCCGTGAGCGGTGGAGCTCTGCAGGCGGAGGAGTCCCGtgaggggagctgcagggacctggagggcagcaggagcccagcgGCCGCCCCGGACTGCAGCACAC CACGCATCCTTCAGGGAGCCGTCGGCACCCCAGCGGAGCTCAGCCGACCGGGCCCCTCTCCGCCCTGCCCTGTCTCCAGGTGCTGCCGTGAAGTGGTGAACCTGAGGCCGCCTCCATCTCCCCCCTCTGCGGCAG CAGGTGCTGATGTGGGGATCCCAACAGAGGTCCCGCAGGAGGAGGTTCCAGCGGAGGAGCTGGCGGTGCCTCAACGGCCGCTGGAAGGGCTGCAGAAGGAGGACCTGAAAGATGAGGGGAACGGTGGCCGGGGTCTGGTGGCAGACGTGCCcagagagctgggcagggagcagatCCCGGGCCTCTGCCAAGCAGCGGTGTGCGCGGATCCCAGCCGCCCGGTCACCTTGCCGGGAACGCCGGTGGAGAGCGCCTGCATGGGCAGGACCACGACCTGCCAGCGCGGCTCCTCTCGGGAGAAATTCTACAGGTGCGTCGTGTGCGGGAAGAACTTCCTGCTCAAAATCAACCTCATCATCCACCAGAGGAGCCACAGCAACTGGGTGCCGTACGTCTGCATCGACTGCAACCAGGCCTTCATGTCCAAGAAGAAAATCAGGCGCCACCTGCGGATCCGGGCGGCCACGGGGTTCTGCCCCCCCTCCGACGCCAAGGAGTGCGCCAGCCTGCCGCCCTGCCCGGccgcccagccccgcgcccaGAGGAGCGGCGCCGCGGCGCAGTGGGAGAAGCCCAGCCCCAACCGGTACCCGCTGCCGCCTCAGAAAATTATGTATACGTGTAGTGAATGCATGGAGAACTTCTCCAGCCAGAACTTCCTGATGCTGCACCAGAGGATGCACGCCGACCTGCATCACTTCACCCTCTGCGCCTGCTGCAACAGGAGCTTTGTCTGGGCCTCCGAGTTGCTCCGCCACCGCCAGGCCGAGCGGCCGTACTGGTGTGGCGAGTGCCAGAAAGCCTTCAAGCGGCACGACCACCTGTCCGGGCACCAGAAGACCCACTCCAGGAGGGAGAGCCCGTACGAGTGCAGGGACAAACTGCCTCTGTCAGTGGCACCTGTTTAA